The Fusobacterium necrophorum subsp. necrophorum genome includes the window CATTTTAATGATATGATAGAAAAGATTCAATATTTACGGGAATATGAAATCAACGCTTTACACAGTCAAATCAATCCGCATTTTCTTTACAATACTTTGGATACGATTATTTGGATGGCGGAGTTTGAAGACATGGATAAAGTTATTTCCATTACGAAAGCACTTGCCAATTTTTTCCGAATTTCTTTGAGCAATGGAAAAGAGAAGATTCCATTGAAAGAAGAAATAAAACATATTCAAGAATATCTCTATATCCAAAAACAAAGGTATGAGGATAAACTGGAATATGAGTTTGATATTAACAGTTCTCTTGAAAATATTGAAGTTCCGAAAATTATTTTACAACCTTTGGTCGAAAATGCTATTTATCACGGAATTAAAAATTTACAGGGACCCGGAAAGATAAAGATTTATTCCAAAATTTTGGAAAAGAAATTTGAATTGCTGGTAGAAGATAACGGTGTTGGCTTTGAAAAAGCAAAGAAACAGGCAACGATGAAAATGGGAGGCGTCGGTGTTAAAAATGTAAATAAACGAATTCAATTCTATTATGGGGAAGAATATGGAGTAAGAGTCGATCAGGAATATAAAACGGGAGCAAGAGTTATTATTTCTCTGCCTTTGGTTTAAGTTGTTTAAAAATATGTAAAAATAGGAGAAGGGCTATCTCAAAAAATATCGTTGGAGATAAGCCTTTTTCTTTTTTTGAAAGAAAAAAGGATGAAAAAAAAGGATAGTTGTATGAAAACTCGTATAGATATGATAAGAAGGCATTTTTTTAAGTAAGGAGAGGGATTGTAATGATTTGTAAGGATAATATTGGTTTCAAAAAATTGGAAGAGGCAATTAATGAAGTAGAAGATAAAGAAATGGCAATCATTCCCATTCTTCACAAGGCACAGGAAATTTTCGGCTATTTACCCGAGGAGGTACAGCAATTTATTGCTGAAAAGATGGAGATTCCTATCGGAAGAATTTATGGGATTGTCACCTTTTATAATTTCTTTTCCACCAATCCGAAAGGAAAACATCAAATATCTGTTTGTACAGGAACTGCCTGCTATGTGAGAGGAGCTCAAAAGGTGTTGGACGAAATCAAAAAAGAATTAGGCATTGATGTCGGCCAGACGACCGAAGACGGATTGTTTTCATTGGATTGTCTACGATGTATCGGAGCTTGCGGCTTGGCTCCTGTTATGATGATAG containing:
- the nuoE gene encoding NADH-quinone oxidoreductase subunit NuoE produces the protein MICKDNIGFKKLEEAINEVEDKEMAIIPILHKAQEIFGYLPEEVQQFIAEKMEIPIGRIYGIVTFYNFFSTNPKGKHQISVCTGTACYVRGAQKVLDEIKKELGIDVGQTTEDGLFSLDCLRCIGACGLAPVMMIDSDVHGKLEKEQVAEILSFYRNQEQ